The Microcystis panniformis FACHB-1757 region TTCGACGGTCAGCCAGAAAGAGCGTTCCGGCAAGAACAGCCTAATTTATCCGAAAATTACCTATGGTTATCAACAAACGCGGACTTGTTCTCGGTGCTACAGCAGTGGTCCTGTCTACCGTCGCCGTCACGGGGGCGGGATTCCGTCTCTCCCAAAGTCAAGCTTTTTTTCAGGAAAGTCCCAAGGAAACCGTTGATGAGGTTTGGCAGATCATCAACCGCACTTATTTAGATGGCACTTTTAATCAATCGGACTGGAACGCCATCCGCAATCAGTATTTAAATCGTTCCTACAAAAATCAAGAGGAAGCATACACCGCTATCCGCGAGATGTTGAAAACTCTCAATGATCCCTATACCCGTTTTATGGATCCCAAAGAGTTTAACAATATGAAGATCGATACATCGGGAGAATTGACCGGGGTAGGGATTCAACTGACCAAAGATGAGAAAACTAAGCAGTTAGTCGTGGTTTCACCCATTGAAGACACTCCCGCTTCTAAAGCTGGTGTGCTGCCTAAAGATGTGATTATCGCTATCGATGGTAAATCTACCGAAGGTATGGAACTGGAGCAAGCGGTGAGCATGATCCGCGGCAAAGTGGGGACAAGCGTTAAGATCACGATTCAACGGGGTGAGGAGAAGAAAGAATTGACTCTTACCCGGGCCAAAATTGAAATTCACCCGGTGCGCGCCCACACGGAAAACACCCCGATCGGTAAAATCGGTTATATCCGTCTTAATCAATTTAGCGCCCAAGCTAGTGGCGATATGAGTCAAGCGATTCGCGAATTGGAAGCTGAAGAGGTGAAGGGTTATATTCTCGATCTGCGTTCTAACCCCGGCGGTTTACTCTACGCCAGCATCGAAATCGCTCGGATGTGGATACCCGATGGTTTAATTGTCTCTACGGTCGATCGCAAAGGGGTGACGGAACGTCAACGGGCCAACAATCAAGCTTTGACTAATAAACCGCTGGTTGTTCTCGTCGATGGTGGTTCCGCCAGTGCCAGTGAAATTCTCTCCGGAGCTTTACAGGATCATAATCGGGCGGTTATTGTCGGTACGAAAACCTTTGGTAAGGGATTAGTGCAATCGGTACGCAATCTCAGTGACGGTTCGGGATTAGCGGTGACAATTGCCAAGTATCTTACCCCCAAAGGACGCGACATCAATAAAGATGGTATTCATCCGGATGTGGAGTCGGAACTGAGCGAGGAAGATCGCAAAAATCTTCAACAGGAACGGGATCGTGTGGGAACCTTCCAGGATCCTCAATTCAAGAAGGGTTTTGAAATCTTGGAAAAAGAAATCACTGAAGGCAAGAAAACGCCCACCAATACCGCTAAACAATAGGTTGACATTTGCCCGCTCGAATTAAACCCACCCGACGGGCGATCGCTTCTCCCCGCTCGGCAAAAGGACCCCAGTATTGACCATTAACTGGGGTTTTTCCGTTTTCTAGGGCTATAATCTGACAAATTCCCGTATTTTCCTGGACAATGTACCAGTTTTGTTCGCTATTATCCATAGATTTTTCTCCTTATACCCCAAACCCTAGGGTTGATTCATCGTAGGGTTGATTCATGAATCAACCCTACCCCAAACCCCACACCCCAAACCCCACACCCGAAACCCCACGAAAAACTTTTTGCCGCAAACCCGAAGTAAAAAATTTTTATCAACTTCTTGACAAAACCGGGGAGATAAATGCTAATATTAAAAAGGTCTGTCCAATGGGGATTAGCCAAGCGGTAAGGCAGCGGGTTTTGGTCCCGCCATTTCCTAGGTTCGAATCCTAGATCCCCAGTTTAAGATTTTTTATTCCCAGTCCGCCAATGATTGAGAATATCCTCGATCAAAGCTTCCTTGAGCCAAATGCGAGCGATAAGCGTCAGGGGGACCGCCAGAAATAGCCCTAAAAAGCCAAAAATCGAGGCAAAAAACAACTGGGCCAACAGGGTAAAAGCGGGTAAGAGCTTGAGCGACCGCACTGTTAAAATGGGCAGCGGTGAATGATGGTCGAAATATTGAATGAACAGATAAATACTGCTGTAGAGTAGTAAAACCGCCCAGGGTTGCCAGGGAGCTTCCAGAAGGGCGATAGAAAAGGGTAAAATCGTGCTTAGAACCGGCCCGAGGTTGGGGATAAAGGTGAGAAATCCTGCCAGAATAGATTGGGAAAAAGCGAGGGGAATGCCAATCAGGGATAGACCCAAGCAACTGCCCAAGGTCATAATCAACATATGACAGAAAATCCCTTTCAGCCAAGCTTTTAAATCTCGATCGCACTGTTCTAGGATCGATCGTACTCTAGGACGGTAGAAAGCGGGAAATAAACGCAGAAAACAACGGTGGTAAGCGGCAGGATCGGCGAGAATCATCAAGCTCAGGGCAATAATTAGCAGTAAGCTGAGGATAATGCCGAAAGTACCGTAAAAAATGCTCAAACCCCGGCCGGCAATTTGGTTAATCAGGGGTTGTAATTGAGCCAGCAGGGTTTTAAAGTCTGGAAAGACACTGGCCAAACTAGGATCGAGATAATCCTCAAGACGATGCACTTGTCCCCAGAGTCTTTCTATAGCTTGGGGAAGTAAACTAAATAATTGGCGAAATTGTTTGACTAAAGCGGGTATAATTCCCACAAAAATACCGATAATACCAATAAAGAAGCTAAAAAGAGTGATAATTAGGGCGTGGGAACGCTTGAGGTGATGACGCTGCCACCAAGTCACGGCTAAATTTAAAATCTGCGCCAGAAGAATCGCCATCAATAATAATAAGAGAATCTGT contains the following coding sequences:
- a CDS encoding AI-2E family transporter translates to MTFGSSLGLVLLVFCLLILWQIRQILLLLLMAILLAQILNLAVTWWQRHHLKRSHALIITLFSFFIGIIGIFVGIIPALVKQFRQLFSLLPQAIERLWGQVHRLEDYLDPSLASVFPDFKTLLAQLQPLINQIAGRGLSIFYGTFGIILSLLLIIALSLMILADPAAYHRCFLRLFPAFYRPRVRSILEQCDRDLKAWLKGIFCHMLIMTLGSCLGLSLIGIPLAFSQSILAGFLTFIPNLGPVLSTILPFSIALLEAPWQPWAVLLLYSSIYLFIQYFDHHSPLPILTVRSLKLLPAFTLLAQLFFASIFGFLGLFLAVPLTLIARIWLKEALIEDILNHWRTGNKKS
- the ctpC gene encoding carboxyl-terminal processing protease CtpC; the protein is MVINKRGLVLGATAVVLSTVAVTGAGFRLSQSQAFFQESPKETVDEVWQIINRTYLDGTFNQSDWNAIRNQYLNRSYKNQEEAYTAIREMLKTLNDPYTRFMDPKEFNNMKIDTSGELTGVGIQLTKDEKTKQLVVVSPIEDTPASKAGVLPKDVIIAIDGKSTEGMELEQAVSMIRGKVGTSVKITIQRGEEKKELTLTRAKIEIHPVRAHTENTPIGKIGYIRLNQFSAQASGDMSQAIRELEAEEVKGYILDLRSNPGGLLYASIEIARMWIPDGLIVSTVDRKGVTERQRANNQALTNKPLVVLVDGGSASASEILSGALQDHNRAVIVGTKTFGKGLVQSVRNLSDGSGLAVTIAKYLTPKGRDINKDGIHPDVESELSEEDRKNLQQERDRVGTFQDPQFKKGFEILEKEITEGKKTPTNTAKQ